CCAGGTCCACGGCCCTGGCACTGACCTCAGGCAGCAATCGCACCTGGTGGCCTTCGCCCTCCAGGGCTTCCACCAGCAGGGGAAAGTGCAGGGGGGCCATTTGGGGCACCAGGATGGTGTGGCTGGCGGCGTGGTGTCGGGTGAACGCGGTCGGAGCGGCCAGAAGTGCGGCTCGTTCCGCCGTTGCGGCTTCGGAACGGGAACGGGTCACGGCCAAGAGCGAACGGATGCGGATGCGGGCCGAGGCCAGGGCGTTGCCCTCGTCCATCTTGATCAGGGTATAGAGTTTGCCGCTGGCACGCAGCAGCTCACGCACCTGATCCGTGGTGATGGCGTCCAGGCCGCAGCCGAAAGAGGTAATCTGCACCAGCTCCACCCGCGCGCCGGCGTGGTTCGCTTGCCCCACCCAGGCGGCCGCGCGGTACAGTCGGGCAGGGTAGGTCCACTGGTTGCGCACGCGCAGGCCCTGCAGCAGAGGGCTGTCCATGCCGCCATGGGGGATGGCGTCTTCGCTGATGACCGCCGCCCCCAGACCGGCAATGAACTCCGGCAGGCCGTGGTGCACCTGTGGATCCACATGGTAGGGCCGGCCGGCCAGCACCACCAGGGAGCCGTGGTTGCGCCGCACGTCGTCATAGATGCGGTTGGCTTCTGTGCGCAGTTCGTGCCAGTAGCGGCGTTGTTCTTGCGAGGCCAGGCGTACGGCGGCCCGCACCTGGGCGCGGGGCAGGCCAAATTCTCGGCAGAGGTTGCGCACCAGGGAGGCCGTGTGGGTCAGGTTGACAAAAGGGGCGTGCAGCACGGCTCCGGCTTGGGCCAGTTCCGGCAGATTTTCGCGCACCACCTGCGGGTAACCGCAGGCCACAGGGCAGGAGAAGGTGTCGCAGAGTTCGGGAAATTCCTGCGCTTCGCGCGGGATGCAGGGGAAGAAGATGTGCTTTATGCCCCGGTCCAGCAGGGCCAGGACATGCCCATGGGCCAGTTTTGCCGGGTAGCAGACGCTCTGTGAAGGCACGGAGGTCAGACCCGCCGCGAACAAGGCGCGGTTGGTGGGCGGGGAGACTTCTACCCGGTAGCCCAGGTTGGTAAAGAGGGTAAACCAGAAGGGGTAGTGCGTGTACATGTTGAGCACGCGCGGAATGCCCAGCCGTCCGCGGGGCGCGGCGTCCTCCGGCAGCGGTTCATAGCGGAAGAGGCGTTGGTTTTTCCAGGCAAACAGGTTGGGGGCGGGCGGCGCGGCCCCCCGGCGGGATTCGCTGAAGCGGTCGCAGCGGTTGCCCGCAATATGACGGGTGCCGTGGGAAAAACGCGTTTCGGTCAGCAGGCAGTGGTTGCCGCAGTCTCGGCAGCGGAAGCTGCGGGTACGCATGACCAGGCTCCGGATGAGCGCGCCGGAGAGCGGCGAGCGGGCCCTGGCGTCGGCCAAGGTCTCCTGGGCGGACAAGGCCGCGCCAAAGGCCCCCATGAGCCCGGAAAGGGCTGGTCGGTACACGGGGTGGCCCAAGGTGCGCTCCATGGCGCAGAGCAGGGCGTCATTGAGAAAGGCCCCGCCCTGCACCACCACATGCTCGCCCAGTTCAGCCACACTTTTGATGCGCAGCACCTTGTCCAGGGCGTTGCGCACTACGGAATAACACAGCCCGGCCGCAATGTCCGAAACCTGCATGCCTTCTTTTTGTGCCTGGGTCACCTTGGAGTTCATGAAGACTGTGCAGCGCGAGCCAAGGTCTGCCGGGTGGGCGGCAAAGAGGGCCAGCCGGACAAATTCCTCCATGTCCAGGCCCAATCCGCGTGCGAAACTTTCCAAAAAAGCCCCACAGCCGGCGGAGCAGGCCTCGTTGAGGTTCACATCGCTGATGACGCCGTTTTCCACCTTCAGGCACTTCATGTCCTGGCCGCCGATGTCGATGACGTAGCTCACCTGGGGCGCCAGACGCAACGCCGCCTTGAAGTGCGCCAGAGTTTCCACCAGCACGCAGTCCACTCCCAGGGCGGATTCCGCCAGATGGGCCCCGTAGCCTGTCGCTCCGGCCCCGGCCAGCCATGCGCCTTCCGGAATTTTGTCCAGCATGTCGGCCAGGGCGGGCAGCAGGGTTTGCAGCGGGTTGCCGCCGTTGGAGGCGTAGCGCCAGTCCAGCGGGGTCTGCCCCGCGTCCATAAGCACGGCCTTGACGGTGGTGGAACCCAGGTCCAGCCCCAGATACAGGGGGCCTCTGGCGGCGGTGAGCAGCCCCTTTTGCGGCTGGGCCGGGGCCGGCTGGCGTTCCCTGAAGGTCGCATAGGCCTGCTCGTCGGCAAAAAGCTGGGGCAGGGCGCGAGCCGTGATCGGCAGGGGTTCGTCCACCAGGGCGGCGGCCCGCTCGGCCAGGCGGGACAAATCTACCGCCGTGTCGTTGCCGCGCACGCACAGGGCCGCCCCTATGGCGGCGGCGCATTGGGCGTGGGGCAGGGCCACTACGGCTTCCGGCTTCAGGTTGAGGGAGGCGATGAAGAGCTTTTTGAGCTCCGGCAGAAAATGCAAGGGGCCGCCCAAAAAGGCCACCTTGCCTGCAATGGGCCGGCCGCAGGCCAGACCGCCGATAGTCTGCTCCACCACAGCTTGCAAAATGGAGGCCGCAATGTCCTCGCGGGGCACGCCGCCATTGAGCAGGGGCACAATGTCCGTCTTGGCGAACACGCCGCAGCGCGAAGCAATGGGGTAGAGGGTTGTGTGACGCGCGGCCAAGGCGTTGAGCCCTCCGGCGTCGGTATTGAGCAGACGGGCCATCTGGTCGATGAAGGCCCCTGTGCCGCCGGCACAGGATTCGTTCATGCGCAGTTCCACATCCTGCCCGAGGTAGAGCAGCTTGGCGTCCTCGCCGCCCAGCTCCACGGCCACTGTGGTGTCTGGTGCGGCGTGGCCCACGGCGCGGGCCGTGGCCAGCAGTTCCTGCATGAAGGGAAGGTCGAGCCGCGCGCCCAAATCAAGCGCGCCAGATCCGGTGATGGCGGCGACAACGCGCGTGCCGGGACGGCGGGTCGCCAGATCCGTCAGCAGACCGGCGAGGGTGGAGCGCACCGCAGTGCCGTGTCTGTTGTAACGAGTTTCCAGAACATGGCCGTCGGCGTCCAGCAAGGCCAGTTTTACTGTAGTGGAGCCGATATCCAGGCCCAGCAGAGCCGCAGAATTCGGTAACACGGGCAAGTCCTCATAGTGCCGAAGGGGTGTGGGCGAAGGCGGGCTTGCAAAGCAAAAAATGTGCGTAAGGCACAAGAAAGGCGCCGCCAGAGCCGCGGGCGAGCGCGCCGCCTTCCGATACGTTTTCAGGCTAGCGGATTGCCCAGAAATTACAAGGGGCCTGGTGAGTTTTTTTTCACTTACAATTTTTTGTCGTCGGTGGGCAGAAGGAAAACGCTTTTGTCAACGCTTCAGACAAGACGACAACGCGGCTCCCGTACTGCTGCGGGGGCCGCGTTGTCATGGTCTTTTACTGCAATAAGTTGCCCTATGGGGCATTGGAGGCGTCCAGACGGCCAGTGATGTTGTCGCGGATCCACTTGGGGTCCAGCCACTCCAAAGGAGTGACTTCCACACCGCCCACCAGAATACCGAAGTGCAGATGGTCGCCGAAGGCCAGGCCCGTGCTGCCCGTGTGGGCAATGGTTTGTCCTTTCTGTACCACATCGCCCACCTTGACCTGGATGTCGCTGAGGTGAGAGTAGAGCGACATGAGCCCCAAGCCGTGATCGATGACCACCAGGTTGCCGTAGATGCCCAGCTCGCCCGTAAAGACTACGCGCCCGCTGTTGGCCGCCGGCACCTCGGCGTTGCGGACAGAAGCCAGGTCAAAGCCCAGGTGGTAGGATTCGCCCACCAGCTTGCCCTGGTAATTGTAAAATCGGTGGTCGGCAAAGCCCGCCCGGGCAGCGGAACGCGGCAGCCTGGCAAAAGCGCCGCTCCAGAGCATGGCGGCGGCGGTGTTTTTGCCGATTTCGCGCAGGGTCTGGGCATTGGCCGCACGCACATTGTTATTGATATAGAGGTAGCAGTCCAGGGGGTTGGCAACCTGCGGGGCCAGGTGTTGCAGTTTGTTCTGCACGCTCATGAGGAAGTTGTCGCTGAGCTCCAGGCTGTCACTTTTGAAGGT
This portion of the Desulfovibrio legallii genome encodes:
- a CDS encoding acyl-CoA dehydratase activase; the encoded protein is MLPNSAALLGLDIGSTTVKLALLDADGHVLETRYNRHGTAVRSTLAGLLTDLATRRPGTRVVAAITGSGALDLGARLDLPFMQELLATARAVGHAAPDTTVAVELGGEDAKLLYLGQDVELRMNESCAGGTGAFIDQMARLLNTDAGGLNALAARHTTLYPIASRCGVFAKTDIVPLLNGGVPREDIAASILQAVVEQTIGGLACGRPIAGKVAFLGGPLHFLPELKKLFIASLNLKPEAVVALPHAQCAAAIGAALCVRGNDTAVDLSRLAERAAALVDEPLPITARALPQLFADEQAYATFRERQPAPAQPQKGLLTAARGPLYLGLDLGSTTVKAVLMDAGQTPLDWRYASNGGNPLQTLLPALADMLDKIPEGAWLAGAGATGYGAHLAESALGVDCVLVETLAHFKAALRLAPQVSYVIDIGGQDMKCLKVENGVISDVNLNEACSAGCGAFLESFARGLGLDMEEFVRLALFAAHPADLGSRCTVFMNSKVTQAQKEGMQVSDIAAGLCYSVVRNALDKVLRIKSVAELGEHVVVQGGAFLNDALLCAMERTLGHPVYRPALSGLMGAFGAALSAQETLADARARSPLSGALIRSLVMRTRSFRCRDCGNHCLLTETRFSHGTRHIAGNRCDRFSESRRGAAPPAPNLFAWKNQRLFRYEPLPEDAAPRGRLGIPRVLNMYTHYPFWFTLFTNLGYRVEVSPPTNRALFAAGLTSVPSQSVCYPAKLAHGHVLALLDRGIKHIFFPCIPREAQEFPELCDTFSCPVACGYPQVVRENLPELAQAGAVLHAPFVNLTHTASLVRNLCREFGLPRAQVRAAVRLASQEQRRYWHELRTEANRIYDDVRRNHGSLVVLAGRPYHVDPQVHHGLPEFIAGLGAAVISEDAIPHGGMDSPLLQGLRVRNQWTYPARLYRAAAWVGQANHAGARVELVQITSFGCGLDAITTDQVRELLRASGKLYTLIKMDEGNALASARIRIRSLLAVTRSRSEAATAERAALLAAPTAFTRHHAASHTILVPQMAPLHFPLLVEALEGEGHQVRLLPEVSARAVDLGQAYVNNDACYPAIVAIGQLLEALCDGHCDPARTALLFSQTCGPCRASNYPGMLRKALRECGFPQVPVLRLSSSGANNQPGFRPSRALLGRMVLGMLGGDMLQRLSLFTGTHERHKGDTEDRTQAWLRTLAPSVRKGDVDAFQKQMPRLLRDFEQIPLDVAPRPRVAVVGEILLTYHEDANKHIVSQIRQEGGEPLLPDLTNFMLYCLMDSIYDWRAQGGATLAALGSALAIRRVEKLRRGPRALLASSPLADKIMPVAHIDGLAQLGEQALSLGNAAGEGWLLPAEMLEFMHHGVNNVLCLQPFGCLPNHVVGRGSFKTVRRLHEEANIMAIDYDPGSSEANQLNRIRLFMALAKERRETQEAPQPAASPVARTRPVAERRAVARRTLSAAISLLPQLAGLLPG